A genomic region of Natronoarchaeum mannanilyticum contains the following coding sequences:
- a CDS encoding transporter has protein sequence MATTERIDRRTIGLGAALGAAAYVLGYLVTYVTQRGSVEERFEGFNFVADLLGGDPIPAWKGVGWLFYNAHFVDTEIPGFGGTQTRNFVANADGGSLALLFLVPPLLLLGAGVVAATLSRAATAADGATAGALVTVGYLPLAVIGLLAFGYAVGDGTIAPDAITAVLLAGAVYPAVLGGLGGALGAAVGR, from the coding sequence ATGGCGACCACAGAGCGGATCGACCGGCGGACGATCGGACTCGGCGCGGCGCTCGGTGCCGCGGCGTACGTGCTCGGCTACCTGGTGACGTACGTAACCCAGCGCGGCTCCGTCGAGGAGCGCTTCGAGGGGTTCAATTTCGTCGCCGATCTGTTGGGCGGCGATCCGATCCCGGCCTGGAAGGGAGTGGGGTGGCTGTTCTACAACGCCCACTTCGTCGACACCGAGATCCCCGGGTTCGGCGGCACCCAGACCCGGAACTTCGTGGCGAACGCCGACGGCGGCTCGCTCGCGCTGCTGTTTCTGGTCCCGCCGCTCCTGTTGCTCGGCGCGGGCGTCGTGGCCGCGACACTCTCGCGCGCCGCCACAGCCGCGGACGGCGCGACGGCCGGCGCGCTCGTCACCGTCGGCTACCTCCCGCTGGCGGTCATCGGCCTCCTCGCGTTCGGCTACGCGGTCGGCGACGGAACCATCGCGCCCGACGCGATCACCGCGGTGCTGCTGGCGGGCGCGGTGTACCCGGCGGTGCTTGGCGGCCTCGGCGGCGCACTCGGCGCCGCGGTCGGCCGGTGA